The following are from one region of the Salvia splendens isolate huo1 chromosome 2, SspV2, whole genome shotgun sequence genome:
- the LOC121766135 gene encoding uncharacterized sugar kinase slr0537-like isoform X1, whose product MGLEIQSEDAIHGAPLILGLQPSALVDHVATVDSSLLSRIPGEAGGSFPVVAEELKFVLSEVNSHFDAFPEKGASLKTIAGGSVANTIRGLAAGFGITCGIIGACGDDEEGSLFVENMSSYNINLSRLRLKTGPTAQCVCLVDEFGNRTMRPCLSSAVKVQADDLTTSDLRGSRPELVSMVQWLVMRYGIFNIEVIQEAIRIAKQEGVLVSLDLASFEMVRKFRLPLLQLLESGGVDLCFANEDEAAELLSDEKADPESALEFLGKHSRWAVVTLGAKGCIAKQGNEVVRIPASGESKAVDATGAGDLFASGFLYGLVKGWTLEECCKTGACSGGSVIRSLGGEVSRENWQWMYKQMRIKGLPVPDHNNFVCDKS is encoded by the exons ATGGGTCTTGAAATCCAGAGCGAAGACGCAATTCATGGTGCTCCGCTCATTCTTGGGTTACAGCCCTCTGCTCTCGTTGACCACGTGGCAACTGTTGATTCCTCCCTCCTCTCCCGCATCCCCGGCGAGGCCGGCGGCTCCTTCCCT GTTGTGGCTGAAGAGCTGAAGTTCGTCTTGAGCGAGGTTAATAGCCATTTTGATGCTTTTCCAGAAAAAGGGGCTTCCTTGAAGACCATAGCAGGTGGTAGTGTTGCTAATACAATCCGAGGTCTGGCTGCTGGTTTTGGGATCACTTGTGGCATAATAGGGGCTTGTGGGGATGATGAAGAGGGAAGTTTGTTTGTTGAAAACATGAGCTCCTACAACATTAATCTGTCAAGATTGAGGCTTAAAACCGGGCCAACCGCCCAG TGTGTTTGCTTGGTTGATGAATTTGGCAATCGTACTATGCGGCCATGTCTCTCTAGTGCAGTGAAAGTTCAG GCAGATGATTTGACTACGTCAGATCTTAGAGGTTCCAGG CCTGAGTTGGTTTCCATGGTACAGTGGCTAGTGATGAGATATGGAATCTTTAACATCGAAGTTATTCAGGAAGCCATTAGAATTGCCAAGCAAGAAGGTGTTTTAGTTTCCCTCGACCTAGCCAGTTTTGAG ATGGTAAGGAAATTCAGATTGCCACTTCTACAGTTGCTGGAATCGGGAGGTGTAGACCTTTGCTTTGCAAATGAGGACGAGGCTGCTGAGCTCTTGAG TGATGAGAAAGCAGATCCTGAATCAGCTCTTGAGTTCCTGGGGAAACACAGCCGATGGGCTGTAGTGACTTTAGGCGCAAAAGGGTGCATTGCGAAGCAAGGGAACGAG GTTGTCCGAATCCCAGCAAGTGGGGAGTCGAAGGCAGTTGATGCAACGGGAGCCGGGGACCTCTTTGCTAGCGGGTTTCTGTACGGGCTGGTGAAGGGATGGACGTTGGAGGAGTGCTGCAAGACCGGGGCATGCAGTGGTGGCTCGGTGATCAGGTCGCTCGGGGGAGAGGTAAGTCGAGAGAACTGGCAGTGGATGTATAAACAAATGCGGATCAAAGGGCTTCCTGTGCCTGACCACAACAATTTTGTTTGTGACAAGTCATGA
- the LOC121766135 gene encoding uncharacterized sugar kinase slr0537-like isoform X2, whose amino-acid sequence MGLEIQSEDAIHGAPLILGLQPSALVDHVATVDSSLLSRIPGEAGGSFPVVAEELKFVLSEVNSHFDAFPEKGASLKTIAGGSVANTIRGLAAGFGITCGIIGACGDDEEGSLFVENMSSYNINLSRLRLKTGPTAQCVCLVDEFGNRTMRPCLSSAVKVQADDLTTSDLRGSRWLVMRYGIFNIEVIQEAIRIAKQEGVLVSLDLASFEMVRKFRLPLLQLLESGGVDLCFANEDEAAELLSDEKADPESALEFLGKHSRWAVVTLGAKGCIAKQGNEVVRIPASGESKAVDATGAGDLFASGFLYGLVKGWTLEECCKTGACSGGSVIRSLGGEVSRENWQWMYKQMRIKGLPVPDHNNFVCDKS is encoded by the exons ATGGGTCTTGAAATCCAGAGCGAAGACGCAATTCATGGTGCTCCGCTCATTCTTGGGTTACAGCCCTCTGCTCTCGTTGACCACGTGGCAACTGTTGATTCCTCCCTCCTCTCCCGCATCCCCGGCGAGGCCGGCGGCTCCTTCCCT GTTGTGGCTGAAGAGCTGAAGTTCGTCTTGAGCGAGGTTAATAGCCATTTTGATGCTTTTCCAGAAAAAGGGGCTTCCTTGAAGACCATAGCAGGTGGTAGTGTTGCTAATACAATCCGAGGTCTGGCTGCTGGTTTTGGGATCACTTGTGGCATAATAGGGGCTTGTGGGGATGATGAAGAGGGAAGTTTGTTTGTTGAAAACATGAGCTCCTACAACATTAATCTGTCAAGATTGAGGCTTAAAACCGGGCCAACCGCCCAG TGTGTTTGCTTGGTTGATGAATTTGGCAATCGTACTATGCGGCCATGTCTCTCTAGTGCAGTGAAAGTTCAG GCAGATGATTTGACTACGTCAGATCTTAGAGGTTCCAGG TGGCTAGTGATGAGATATGGAATCTTTAACATCGAAGTTATTCAGGAAGCCATTAGAATTGCCAAGCAAGAAGGTGTTTTAGTTTCCCTCGACCTAGCCAGTTTTGAG ATGGTAAGGAAATTCAGATTGCCACTTCTACAGTTGCTGGAATCGGGAGGTGTAGACCTTTGCTTTGCAAATGAGGACGAGGCTGCTGAGCTCTTGAG TGATGAGAAAGCAGATCCTGAATCAGCTCTTGAGTTCCTGGGGAAACACAGCCGATGGGCTGTAGTGACTTTAGGCGCAAAAGGGTGCATTGCGAAGCAAGGGAACGAG GTTGTCCGAATCCCAGCAAGTGGGGAGTCGAAGGCAGTTGATGCAACGGGAGCCGGGGACCTCTTTGCTAGCGGGTTTCTGTACGGGCTGGTGAAGGGATGGACGTTGGAGGAGTGCTGCAAGACCGGGGCATGCAGTGGTGGCTCGGTGATCAGGTCGCTCGGGGGAGAGGTAAGTCGAGAGAACTGGCAGTGGATGTATAAACAAATGCGGATCAAAGGGCTTCCTGTGCCTGACCACAACAATTTTGTTTGTGACAAGTCATGA
- the LOC121792744 gene encoding proteasome subunit alpha type-1-B-like: protein MFRNQYDTDVTTWSPAGRLFQVEYAMEAVKQGSAAIGLRSKTHVVLASVNKASSELSSHQKKIFKVDDHIGVAIAGLTADGRVLSRYMRNECINYSYTYESPLPVGRLVVQLADKAQVCTQRSWKRPYGVGLLVGGLDESGAHLYYNCPSGNYFEYQAFAIGSRSQAAKTYLERKFESFMDSSREDLIKNALFALRETLQGEKMTSSICTISILGAGEAFHVLDQETVQRLINEFEVVGEEPPADEAAAPDAEAAAPGAAEGAAPDQGAAPMDI, encoded by the exons ATGTTCAGGAACCAGTACGACACCGACGTCACGACGTGGTCGCCGGCGGGGAGGCTGTTCCAGGTCGAGTACGCGATGGAGGCCGTGAAGCAGGGCTCGGCGGCGATAGGGCTGAGATCGAAGACTCACGTGGTCCTCGCGAGCGTCAATAAGGCCAGCTCCGAGCTCTCGTCGCACCAGAAGAAGATCTTCAAGGTCGACGACCACATCGGCGTCGCCATCGCCGGACTCACCGCCGACGGCAGGGTGCTCTCGCGCTACATGCGTAACGAGTGTATTAATTACTCCTACACGTACGAGTCGCCGCTCCCCGTTGGCCGCCTCGTTGTTCAGCTCGCCGACAAGGCTCAG GTTTGCACCCAGCGCTCTTGGAAGCGACCATATGGCGTCGGCTTGCTGGTTGGTGGTCTTGATGAATCTGGAGCTCATCTATACTACAACTGTCCAAGTGGAAATTACTTTGAGTATCAAGCATTTGCAATTGGATCTCGGTCACAGGCTGCCAAGACATACCTAGAACGGAAGTTTGAGAGCTTCATGGACTCATCGCGGGAAGATCTGATCAAGAATGCTCTTTTTGCATTGAGGGAGACCTTACAAGGAGAAAAAATGACTAGCTCAATCTGCACAATCTCCATACTGGGTGCTGGGGAGGCGTTCCACGTGTTGGATCAAGAAACTGTGCAAAGACTGATCAATGAATTTGAGGTAGTTGGCGAAGAACCCCCTGCTGACGAGGCTGCTGCACCAGATGCTGAAGCTGCTGCTCCGGGTGCTGCTGAAGGAGCAGCCCCTGACCAAGGTGCGGCTCCAATGGATATCTGA